In one Chelmon rostratus isolate fCheRos1 chromosome 7, fCheRos1.pri, whole genome shotgun sequence genomic region, the following are encoded:
- the abhd15a gene encoding protein ABHD15 yields the protein MLEWLVALCIVILVVLIWPGSKSQPDALLQGLGISQQATKDKTGRCVSDREGSDGVQAASAGAVTAERARTVALICKPSALANYLLKHCRTFSNYSPCAGWTWRASGFLQSVYEACWPYDSPVQFVRDNLQLSDDGLVALDWAVPSYQKRRRTSSHSASPVLLIIPNSFGKITRNVLKLCETALSHGYLPAVFNRRSHNGTPLTTLKLQQFGDPADLREAVRYIRYRQPAGRLFAVSESTGSGLLLSYLGECGSSSYVTAAVCLSPVFRCQSWFENGLSRPLQWALVLYQKICLSRYKTVLGETIRTDAVFSSCSLRGLEESLFCQTVGCAPAASTGPGSSSNTAGAWDAYWERNEPLRDVDEVAIPVLNVCAQDDPVRGDTQSTVPLELFETNPHFFLLLTDRGGHCGFSTQSEGSATGAFGAVSSVAAPNSGPESRGTNWSHKALLEFFRATTDFFAAEERAKQLAARRRGLGAGAGGRVFRHRSVSTCKRMPACSHNIHAIYNWQRSYTR from the exons ATGCTGGAATGGCTTGTGGCTCTGTGCATTGTGATCCTGGTGGTCTTAATATGGCCAGGATCCAAGAGCCAGCCGGACGCTTTGCTTCAAGGACTGGGGATCTCGCAACAGGCAACGAAGGACAAGACCGGGAGATGCGTCTCCGACCGAGAGGGGAGCGACGGTGTCCAGGCGGCCAGTGCGGGTGCCGTGACCGCTGAGAGAGCACGCACCGTGGCACTGATCTGCAAACCGTCCGCGCTCGCCAACTACCTCCTGAAACATTGCAGGACTTTCAGTAATTACTCGCCGTGTGCTGGCTGGACGTGGCGGGCCAGCGGCTTCCTGCAGAGCGTGTACGAGGCGTGCTGGCCGTACGACAGCCCGGTCCAGTTTGTGCGGGACAACCTGCAGCTGAGCGACGATGGGCTGGTGGCCTTGGACTGGGCAGTGCCATCCTACCAGAAACGACGCAGGACGTCCAGCCACTCTGCCAGTCCCGTGCTGCTCATCATCCCAAACTCTTTTGGGAAGATCACTAGAAATGTGCTAAAG TTGTGTGAGACGGCACTGTCCCATGGCTACCTTCCGGCTGTTTTCAACCGCCGCAGCCACAACGGCACCCCACTCACCaccctgaagctgcagcagttcGGGGACCCTGCAGATCTGCGCGAGGCCGTGCGCTACATCCGCTACCGACAACCTGCAGGAAGGCTGTTTGCCGTGAGCGAGAGCACCGGGTCGGGCCTCCTCCTGTCTTACCTGGGGGAGTGCGGATCGTCGAGCTATGTGACAGCGGCTGTCTGCCTGTCACCCGTGTTCCGCTGTCAGAGCTGGTTTGAGAACGGGCTGAGCCGGCCCCTGCAGTGGGCGTTGGTGCTCTACCAGAAGATATGTCTCAGCAG GTACAAGACTGTGCTGGGTGAGACCATACGAACAGACGCCGTGTTTTCTAGCTGTTCCTTGCGTGGCCTGGAGGAGTCGTTGTTCTGTCAGACTGTGGGCTGCGCGCCAGCAGCATCAACGGGGCCCGGCAGTAGCAGCAACACTGCAGGTGCATGGGATGCTTACTGGGAACGCAACGAACCCCTAAGAGACGTAGACGAAGTGGCTATTCCTGTTCTGAATGTGTGCGCTCAGGATGACCCTGTCCGTGGTGACACCCAATCCACGGTACCCTTGGAACTCTTTGAGACAAACCCacatttctttctcctcctaACCGACCGCGGAGGTCACTGCGGTTTCTCCACCCAGTCCGAGGGGAGTGCCACCGGTGCGTTTGGTGCAGTCAGCTCTGTGGCTGCGCCGAACAGTGGGCCGGAGAGCCGTGGGACCAACTGGAGCCACAAAGCTCTGCTGGAATTCTTCAGGGCGACCACAGACTTCtttgctgcagaggagagagcgaAGCAGCTCGCCGCAAGGAGGAGGGGGCTGGGGGCAGGCGCAGGCGGGAGGGTTTTCCGCCACCGCAGCGTCAGTACATGCAAACGAATGCCAGCATGTTCTCATAACATCCACGCCATTTACAACTGGCAGAGGTCCTATACACGATGA